A single genomic interval of Armigeres subalbatus isolate Guangzhou_Male chromosome 1, GZ_Asu_2, whole genome shotgun sequence harbors:
- the LOC134217317 gene encoding aminopeptidase N-like, protein MGSGAVRLAVVLSLVGVVLETAQAQSVQGGGRPSYRLPREVIPEHYDLEVHTHLGDDGEGFRFFGVVNITVTSIYDSSNITLHSKDLIIDENRTSIINLNASQPLPIATLDYDLQNDFLIIRIDGSDQIQANEQYLLSIPFEGELKNDVIGYYRSSYVASESGQRSWLSITQFQAIHARRAFPCFDEPELKATFNISLGHHQKYNALSNMRLLSSEAAPNQPNWVVDRFEQSVLMCPYLVSYSINDYGFVEAVANNATDVTVRSWTRKDALDNLRYANEIAVKLIERYEQNFQLKFPLPKLDFITIPDMLFAAMENWGLVTYTEAGLEFSPDSGTLDDQHFVASVVAHEVAHMWFGNLVTMRWWTDLWLNEGFARYTEFQAVEYLHPEMRSLQEIVIEDVLEIFEFDALNSSHQVSIAIGNPETIPQLFDSISYKKGAALVRMMNMFLGDETYHRGVGRYLEKFKFGNAEQDDLWQALTDEAEESGDFAKGFDVKTVMDTWTLQTGYPVVYVERDYDQRTLTFRQMRFVHDETIDDTACWWIPLTISSSQYPYFNQTLPQCWLGCTKDTTPFLTNLPCRTEWVMVNNQLAGLYKVQYDHHNYRLLANYLNGQDFETINPINRAQLVDDAMDFAWAGIQDYSIAFSLLNYLQKEDEYVPWKATLTNLEILDRVLLHSDHYDMFKAYTSHLLLPLYTRLKIFEASTARDRLGQVRLKQLVTDWACNIDMGDCVVNSLKLFNLWVTSGKNPMPLDLRSSVYCTAVREGSRADWEFLWDRYRDVSVVGADRAAIAEGLACTRDRGLIGRLLVWSVEEDSELRLEDTTVVFNGIADHKEGVEMARSFLFENIDKMADYVNPETFESRLASHIKVLANQITSGEELAKLVEFVNQKQSILAGNSIAIGQALELARINIQWMENRSEGFVMYLQQLQQKDFDASQMEWF, encoded by the exons ATGGGTTCCGGCGCTGTTCGGTTAGCGGTCGTATTGAGTTTGGTTGGAGTAGTGTTGGAGACGGCCCAGGCACAAAGCGTCCAAGGCGGTGGGCGACCCAGCTATCGACTTCCGCGGGAAGTTATTCCGGAGCATTACGATCTGGAGGTGCATACCCATCTGGGCGACGATGGCGAAGGGTTCCGCTTCTTCGGTGTTGTTAACATTACG GTAACATCGATCTACGATTCATCCAATATCACACTACACTCAAAAGATCTCATCATAGACGAAAACCGAACATCAATCATCAACCTGAACGCTTCGCAACCATTACCGATCGCAACGCTCGATTACGATTTGCAAAACGATTTCCTAATCATCCGTATCGACGGAAGCGATCAGATCCAAGCTAACGAACAATACCTGCTAAGCATCCCCTTCGAGGGGGAGCTTAAAAACGATGTAATCGGTTACTACAGAAGCAGTTACGTCGCGTCAGAGAGCGGACAACGATC ATGGCTTTCGATAACTCAATTTCAAGCGATTCACGCCCGTCGGGCATTCCCCTGCTTCGACGAACCGGAGCTGAAAGCGACCTTCAATATCTCCCTGGGACACCACCAGAAATACAACGCCCTGTCCAATATGCGCCTACTTAGCTCGGAAGCCGCTCCAAACCAGCCGAATTGGGTTGTGGATCGTTTCGAGCAAAGCGTGCTCATGTGTCCCTACCTGGTGTCGTACTCGATCAACGATTACGGCTTTGTGGAAGCTGTCGCCAATAACGCCACCGATGTTACCGTTCGGTCCTGGACCCGCAAGGACGCTCTTGACAATCTACGGTACGCCAACGAAATCGCCGTCAAGTTGATCGAGCGGTACGAGCAAAACTTTCAGCTCAAGTTCCCGCTCCCGAAGCTGGACTTCATCACCATCCCGGATATGCTGTTCGCCGCAATGGAGAATTGGGGCCTCGTCACGTACACGGAAGCCGGCTTGGAATTTTCGCCGGACAGTGGGACTTTGGACGATCAGCACTTTGTGGCTTCGGTTGTGGCTCATGAGGTCGCACACATGTGGTTCGGAAACCTGGTGACCATGCGTTGGTGGACGGATCTGTGGCTCAACGAAGGCTTCGCAAGGTACACGGAATTCCAAGCGGTGGAGTATCTTCACCCGGAGATGCGATCGTTGCAGGAAATCGTGATCGAAGatgttttggaaattttcgaatttgaCGCGCTGAACAGCAGTCACCAGGTGTCGATTGCGATTGGTAACCCGGAAACGATTCCGCAGCTGTTCGATTCAATTTCTTATAAGAAAGGGGCCGCGCTGGTGAGGATGATGAACATGTTTTTGGGCGATGAAACGTATCATCGCGGTGTGGGTAGGTATTTGGAGAAATTCAAATTCGGAAATGCTGAACAAGACGACCTGTGGCAGGCTTTGACAGACGAGGCCGAAGAAAGTGGTGATTTCGCGAAAGGTTTCGATGTTAAGACAGTGATGGATACGTGGACTCTCCAGACAGGCTATCCGGTGGTGTACGTTGAACGAGATTACGATCAGCGGACGTTAACTTTTCGACAGATGAGATTCGTGCATGACGAAACAATTGATGACACGGCTTGTTGGTGGATTCCGTTGACCATTTCTTCCTCACAGTATCCGTATTTCAACCAAACACTACCTCAATGCTGGCTGGGCTGTACCAAGGATACAACCCCGTTCTTGACAAATCTACCCTGTCGCACTGAGTGGGTCATGGTCAACAATCAACTCGCAGGTCTGTACAAGGTTCAGTACGATCATCACAACTATCGATTGCTGGCGAATTATTTGAACGGGCAGGACTTCGAGACGATCAACCCGATCAACCGGGCACAACTCGTAGATGACGCCATGGATTTCGCATGGGCAGGAATTCAAGACTATTCGATCGCCTTCTCCCTGTTGAACTATCTACAAAAAGAGGACGAATACGTCCCATGGAAGGCGACGCTGACTAATTTGGAGATTCTCGATCGGGTCCTTCTGCACTCGGATCATTACGACATGTTCAAAGCATACACAAGCCATTTACTGCTGCCGTTGTATACCCGATTGAAAATTTTCGAGGCCAGCACTGCGAGGGATCGTCTGGGCCAGGTAAGGCTTAAGCAATTGGTAACGGATTGGGCCTGCAACATAGACATGGGGGATTGCGTGGTAAACTCGCTGAAGTTGTTCAACCTCTGGGTGACTAGTGGGAAAAACCCGATGCCGTTGGATCTACGATCTTCGGTTTACTGCACCGCCGTACGGGAGGGTTCCCGAGCGGACTGGGAGTTTTTGTGGGATCGCTACCGCGATGTGAGTGTGGTCGGTGCAGACCGTGCGGCCATCGCGGAGGGTTTGGCTTGTACCAGAGATCGAGGGCTGATCGGAAGGCTGTTGGTGTGGTCGGTAGAGGAAGACTCCGAGCTAAGACTGGAGGATACGACGGTGGTGTTCAATGGAATAGCCGATCATAAAGAAGGCGTCGAGATGGCCAGAAGTTTCCTATTTGAGAACATTGACAAGATGGCGGATTA TGTGAATCCGGAAACGTTCGAGTCCCGACTAGCCAGCCACATAAAAGTGTTGGCTAATCAGATTACTTCTGGCGAAGAGTTGGCAAAACTGGTTGAGTTTGTGAATCAGAAGCAGTCGATATTGGCTGGTAATTCGATTGCCATCGGGCAGGCTCTCGAGTTGGCGCGGATAAACATTCAATGGATGGAGAATCGGTCGGAGGGATTCGTAATGTATTTACAACAGCTGCAACAGAAAGATTTCGATGCATCGCAAATGGAGTGGTTCTGA